One Ananas comosus cultivar F153 linkage group 23, ASM154086v1, whole genome shotgun sequence genomic window carries:
- the LOC109728462 gene encoding coatomer subunit zeta-1-like isoform X1, producing MESCPSVKNVLLLDSEGKRVAVKYYTDDWPSHAAKLAFEKSVFTKTEKTNARTEAEIVMFDGYIVVYKFIQDLHFFVTGGDNENELILATVLQGFFDAVDLLLRNNVDKRTALENLDLIFLCLDEIVDRGIVLETEASVIAEKVASHSLDGATSFSEQTISQALATAREHLARSLLK from the exons ATG GAGTCTTGTCCCTCGGTTAAAAACGTTCTACTCCTCGACTCAGAAGGGAAGCGTGTAGCTGTCAAATACTACACAGATGATTGGCCATCGCATGCTGCGAAGTTAGCATTTGAGAAGTCTGTCTTTACCAAGACTGAGAAAACAAATGCTCGGACAGAAG CAGAAATAGTGATGTTTGATGGATACATTGTAGTCTACAAGTTCATTCAGGATCTACATTTTTTTGTCACGGGAGGAGACAACGAGAATGAGCTTATTTTAGCTACAGTTCTCCAGGGATTTTTTGATGCCGTCGACCTTCTTCTCAG AAATAATGTAGATAAAAGGACAGCACTTGAGAACCTGGATCTGATCTTTTTATGCCTCGATGAAATTGTTGATAGAGG GATTGTTCTAGAAACCGAAGCAAGTGTTATAGCCGAAAAGGTCGCATCCCACAGCCTTGATGGAGCTACATCCTTTTCTGAGCAG ACTATATCTCAGGCCCTAGCCACGGCTCGAGAACACTTGGCGAGATCTCTCCTAAAATAA
- the LOC109728059 gene encoding pentatricopeptide repeat-containing protein At5g42450, mitochondrial-like, with protein sequence MIPSVFKRRKLNLNLRHPQKATTFSSLPLLHTQQSHSYLLKSGTLPFQSSQLVQSYCNSGAFALANQLFDEIPNWDLISATAIITTFAHHNRHSDAVSLFSRTLSSNLKPNEFTFGTTMHSATGLRDPNIGRQIHSGVIKLGFHSNVFVASSLVDHYAKLGTIQEAQLAFYDTTEPNVVTYTALISGYLKNEKFDEALVLFRDMPERNVVSWNATIGGCSQVGLNEDSVNLFVEMCREGVLPNKSTFPCVFTAAANIAALGMGKSLHASAIKFLGNKLDVYVGNSLISFYAKCGSLEDSVLAFNKHNGKNIVSWNAVVCGFAQNGRGEEALEFYRKMRDLGLKPNGVTLLGLLFGCNHSGLVDDGYAFFKLAKIEQPEILRAEHYACIVDLLSRAGRFNEARKFLQDLPFEPGIGFWKSLIGGSQIHGKKELAEAVAHCIQILDPKDISSYVLLSNIYSAAGSWDNVSIVRREIKEKGMKRIPGCSWIEIQNKVHVFFSADCSHPQSDEIYTTLEACLHYQKEDTYNLEYLAF encoded by the coding sequence ATGATCCCCTCAGTATTTAAAAGGCGCAAGCTAAACCTAAACCTTCGCCATCCGCAAAAAGCTACCACCttttcctctctccctctcctccacacCCAACAATCCCATTCCTACCTCCTCAAATCCGGAACCCTCCCTTTCCAAAGTTCCCAACTCGTTCAATCCTACTGCAATTCCGGCGCATTCGCACTTGCCAACCAACTGTTTGATGAAATACCCAACTGGGACTTGATCTCCGCAACCGCCATTATCACCACCTTCGCCCACCACAATCGCCATAGCGATGCCGTTTCCCTTTTCTCTCGCACTCTTTCTAGTAATCTTAAGCCCAATGAATTCACCTTCGGCACGACAATGCACTCCGCCACCGGTCTCCGAGATCCCAACATCGGGAGGCAGATCCACTCGGGTGTTATTAAACTGGGTTTCCATTCTAATGTCTTTGTCGCAAGTTCTCTTGTCGATCACTATGCCAAACTGGGGACAATTCAAGAAGCCCAACTTGCATTTTATGACACTACGGAACCGAATGTTGTTACTTACACCGCATTGATCAGTGGGTATTTGAAGAATGAGAAGTTCGACGAAGCACTTGTTCTCTTTCGGGACATGCCAGAGAGAAATGTGGTCTCGTGGAATGCGACAATTGGTGGGTGCAGCCAAGTGGGTCTCAATGAAGACTCCGTGAATCTCTTTGTAGAAATGTGTAGAGAAGGTGTTCTGCCTAATAAATCTACGTTCCCATGTGTTTTCACCGCAGCTGCCAATATAGCGGCTCTTGGCATGGGCAAAAGCCTTCACGCTTCCGCCATTAAATTCTTGGGTAATAAGCTCGATGTTTATGTGGGCAATTCTCTTATTAGCTTCTACGCAAAATGTGGTAGTTTGGAGGACAGTGTCTTAGCATTCAACAAGCATAATGGAAAGAACATTGTTTCATGGAACGCGGTGGTTTGTGGCTTTGCGCAGAacgggagaggagaggaggcaTTGGAATTTTACAGAAAGATGAGGGATTTGGGTTTGAAGCCCAATGGAGTCACACTTCTTGGTCTACTGTTCGGGTGCAACCATTCGGGTTTGGTGGATGATGGCTACGCCTTCTTTAAATTGGCTAAGATTGAACAACCGGAGATTTTAAGAGCAGAACATTATGCATGTATAGTTGATCTCCTTTCTCGTGCTGGGCGGTTTAATGAGGCTCGGAAGTTTCTTCAGGATCTACCTTTCGAACCAGGAATTGGGTTTTGGAAATCGTTAATTGGCGGCTCTCAGATACATGGGAAGAAAGAACTAGCTGAGGCTGTTGCCCATTGTATCCAAATATTGGATCCTAAGGACATATCGTCGTATGTTCTTCTATCTAATATATACTCAGCTGCAGGCAGCTGGGATAATGTGTCTATAGTAAGAAGGGAAATAAAGGAGAAGGGAATGAAGAGGATTCCTGGTTGCAGCTGGATAGAGATTCAAAACAAGGTCCATGTATTCTTTAGTGCAGATTGCAGTCACCCTCAAAGTGATGAGATTTATACCACACTGGAAGCTTGTCTACATTATCAAAAGGAGGATACTTACAATCTTGAATACTTGGCATTTTGA
- the LOC109728256 gene encoding uncharacterized protein LOC109728256 translates to MGKRHVLHSATTLENSKRVPKSGLGSPSKPQPETRAAPFSLLLAAPPPPPPCSHRGGDAMRIEEVQSTSKKQRIATHTHIKGLGLDVNGNAIPMAAGFVGQVAAREAAGLVGDMIGEVR, encoded by the exons ATGGGAAAACGCCACGTGCTCCATTCAGCAACAACGCTAGAAAATTCTAAACGCGTCCCCAAAAGCGGGCTCGGTTCCCCTTCGAAGCCTCAACCCGAAACCCGCGCCGCGCCCTTCTCCCTACTCCtcgctgctcctcctcctcctcctccttgctcCCACCGCGGCGGCGACGCCATGAGGATCGAGGAGGTCCAATCCACCTCCAAGAAGCAGCGCATCGCCACCCACACCCACATCAAAGGCCTCGGCCTCGAC GTGAATGGGAACGCGATACCCATGGCGGCGGGGTTCGTGGGGCAGGTGGCGGCGCGGGAGGCGGCGGGGCTCGTCGGCGACATGATTGGCGAAGTAAGATAG
- the LOC109728065 gene encoding very-long-chain (3R)-3-hydroxyacyl-CoA dehydratase 2 isoform X2 translates to MAPTPPLESSSVSLEGLLQAVSFLESIHAAVGLVPTGVLVSLMQWGGRTHFLLAIVRQIPEVQSHPSVFITFTAWCMSEVIRYSHYALSCIRICPWWLTYLRYTAFIFLYPIGVAPGEMWLMYEALPFVKERNLYSNFFNKFPISYYSFLVALLMCYPILWLKLYLHLFKQRRSKLGRQQRKKQL, encoded by the exons ATGGCGCCTACGCCTCCGCTGGAGAGCTCATCTGTGAGTCTGGAGG GTCTGCTGCAGGCTGTTTCCTTCCTGGAATCAATACACGCGGCTGTAG GCCTGGTTCCTACTGGAGTTCTAGTTTCTCTGATGCAATGGGGTGGGCGGACTCACTTCTTGCTTGCTATTGTTCGCCAGATTCCAGAG GTTCAGAGTCATCCATCAGTGTTTATAACTTTCACGGCATGGTGCATGTCTGAG GTAATAAGGTACTCCCATTATGCTCTGAGCTGCATAAGAATTTGTCCGTGGTGGCTCACCTACCTCAG GTACACTGCATTTATTTTCTTGTACCCCATTGGAGTAGCTCCAGGAGAAA TGTGGCTTATGTATGAAGCACTTCCATTTGTAAAGGAGCGAAACCTTTATTCGAACTTCTTCAATAAATTCCCAATAAGCTATTACTCCTTTCTTGTG GCTTTGTTGATGTGCTATCCGATTTTGTGGTTGAAGCTATACCTGCATCTATTTAAGCAACGGCGGTCGAAGCTGGGGAGACAACAGAGAAAGAAGCAGCTTTGA
- the LOC109728060 gene encoding probable monofunctional riboflavin biosynthesis protein RIBA 3, chloroplastic: MDRLLRSSKLLPHSIISLSCHQCFGGFHSIGYGLNRRGCLRLKCYAIGEEVGGPEYFQENSLKGKDNGSHFGGFSGSGTSLSTVNAEITQETIDFFVSDAEGDPDCPSEGFSSIDEAISALHDGNFVIAVDDENGDNEGDLIMGATLVNPRAIAFIMRHGSGIVSVGMMEEDLQRLMIPMMSPIAEIEDLSAAASTVTVDARVGTSTGVSAADRAKTILTLSSPDSKPGDLRRPGHVFPLKYRNGGVLKRAGHTEASVDLVTLAGLRPVSVLSTIVDPLDGSMANWTALKELAAEYSLPIISIADLIRYRRKREKLVEKIAVSRLPTKWGLFQAYCYRSRLDGTEHIAVVKGDIGNGQDVLVRVHSECLTGDILGSARCDCGNQLDLALQLIEKAGRGVLVYLRGHEGRGIGLGQKLRAYNLQDQGHDTVEANIELGLAVDGREYGIGAQILRDIGVRTMRLMTNNPAKFIGLKGYGLAVVGRVPVISPVTEENQRYLETKRTKMGHVYGSDLPDISPGFIKPDLNEEQ, encoded by the exons atGGATCGCTTGCTTCGTAGCTCCAAACTGTTACCTCATTCTATTATCAGTTTAAG CTGTCACCAATGCTTTGGTGGTTTCCACAGTATAGGATATGGATTAAATAGAAGGGGTTGCTTAAGGTTGAAATGTTATGCAATTGGAGAAGAGGTAGGTGGGCCGGAATATTTTCAGGAAAATTCTTTGAAGGGGAAAGATAATGGATCTCATTTTGGAGGGTTTAGTGGATCAGGCACTTCGTTGAGTACCGTGAATGCTGAAATTACGCAAGAAACCATAGATTTCTTTGTTAGTGATGCAGAGGGTGATCCTGACTGCCCTTCAGAAGGTTTCTCGTCGATTGATGAGGCCATCAGTGCTTTACATGACGGAAAT TTTGTGATTGCTGTAGATGATGAAAATGGTGATAATGAAGGGGATCTTATTATGGGAGCGACTTTAGTAAACCCTCGGGCTATCGCATTCATTATGAGACATGGCTCTGGGATTGTCTCAGTGGGTATGATGGAAGAAGACCTTCAGAGGTTGATGATTCCTATGATGTCCCCAATTGCAGAAATCGAGGACCTCTCAGCTGCAGCTTCTACAGTAACAGTG GATGCCAGAGTGGGCACTTCAACTGGTGTATCAGCTGCAGATAGGGCAAAGACAATCCTTACTCTATCTTCTCCAGATTCTAAGCCCGGAGATCTCAGGAGACCAGGCCATGTTTTTCCTCTGAAGTATAGAAATGGAGGTGTGCTAAAGAGAGCTGGTCATACGGAGGCATCAGTGGATTTGGTTACACTGGCTGGGCTGCGACCTGTTTCAGTTCTTTCGACCATTGTTGACCCTTTGGACGGCTCAATGGCAAATTGGACTGCATTAAAAGAATTGGCTGCGGAATATAGTTTACCAATTATCTCAATTGCTGATCTGATACG GTATAGAAGAAAGAGGGAGAAACTGGTGGAAAAAATTGCTGTCTCACGTTTGCCCACTAAATGGGGCCTTTTCCAAGCTTATTGTTATCGATCCAGGTTAGATGGAACAGAACATATTGCTGTTGTAAAG GGTGATATCGGCAATGGACAAGATGTTCTCGTAAGAGTTCATTCTGAATGTTTAACTGGAGATATCCTCGGGTCGGCTCGGTGCGACTGTGGCAATCAACTGGATCTTGCGTTGCAACTGATTGAGAAAGCGGGAAGAGGGGTTTTAGTCTATCTTCGCGGCCACGAAGGAAGAGGCATTGGCTTGGGGCAGAAGCTCCGCGCGTATAATTTACAAGATCAAGGGCACGACACTGTTGAAGCTAATATCGAACTCGGATTGGCTGTCGATGGTCGCGAGTATGGAATTGGTGCTCAG ATCCTTCGAGACATCGGTGTGCGAACAATGCGCTTAATGACGAATAATCCAGCAAAGTTTATCGGGCTCAAAGGCTACGGCCTTGCTGTGGTAGGAAGAGTCCCTGTTATATCCCCTGTGACAGAAGAGAACCAGAGATACCTCGAAACCAAGAGGACGAAGATGGGCCATGTGTACGGTTCGGATCTCCCGGATATCTCGCCCGGATTCATAAAGCCAGATTTAAATGAGGAAcagtag
- the LOC109728065 gene encoding very-long-chain (3R)-3-hydroxyacyl-CoA dehydratase 2 isoform X1 — translation MLRPPQLYLLCYNSLQALGWLIALARVLGSLFAASSFHGAYASAGELICLLQAVSFLESIHAAVGLVPTGVLVSLMQWGGRTHFLLAIVRQIPEVQSHPSVFITFTAWCMSEVIRYSHYALSCIRICPWWLTYLRYTAFIFLYPIGVAPGEMWLMYEALPFVKERNLYSNFFNKFPISYYSFLVALLMCYPILWLKLYLHLFKQRRSKLGRQQRKKQL, via the exons ATGCTTCGTCCTCCCCAGCTCTATCTCCTTTGCTACAACTCCCTCCAAGCCCTCGGATg GTTGATTGCACTCGCTAGGGTTTTGGGGAGCCTCTTCGCAGCGAGCTCCTTCCATGGCGCCTACGCCTCCGCTGGAGAGCTCATCT GTCTGCTGCAGGCTGTTTCCTTCCTGGAATCAATACACGCGGCTGTAG GCCTGGTTCCTACTGGAGTTCTAGTTTCTCTGATGCAATGGGGTGGGCGGACTCACTTCTTGCTTGCTATTGTTCGCCAGATTCCAGAG GTTCAGAGTCATCCATCAGTGTTTATAACTTTCACGGCATGGTGCATGTCTGAG GTAATAAGGTACTCCCATTATGCTCTGAGCTGCATAAGAATTTGTCCGTGGTGGCTCACCTACCTCAG GTACACTGCATTTATTTTCTTGTACCCCATTGGAGTAGCTCCAGGAGAAA TGTGGCTTATGTATGAAGCACTTCCATTTGTAAAGGAGCGAAACCTTTATTCGAACTTCTTCAATAAATTCCCAATAAGCTATTACTCCTTTCTTGTG GCTTTGTTGATGTGCTATCCGATTTTGTGGTTGAAGCTATACCTGCATCTATTTAAGCAACGGCGGTCGAAGCTGGGGAGACAACAGAGAAAGAAGCAGCTTTGA
- the LOC109728462 gene encoding coatomer subunit zeta-1-like isoform X2 — MESCPSVKNVLLLDSEGKRVAVKYYTDDWPSHAAKLAFEKSVFTKTEKTNARTEEIVMFDGYIVVYKFIQDLHFFVTGGDNENELILATVLQGFFDAVDLLLRNNVDKRTALENLDLIFLCLDEIVDRGIVLETEASVIAEKVASHSLDGATSFSEQTISQALATAREHLARSLLK; from the exons ATG GAGTCTTGTCCCTCGGTTAAAAACGTTCTACTCCTCGACTCAGAAGGGAAGCGTGTAGCTGTCAAATACTACACAGATGATTGGCCATCGCATGCTGCGAAGTTAGCATTTGAGAAGTCTGTCTTTACCAAGACTGAGAAAACAAATGCTCGGACAGAAG AAATAGTGATGTTTGATGGATACATTGTAGTCTACAAGTTCATTCAGGATCTACATTTTTTTGTCACGGGAGGAGACAACGAGAATGAGCTTATTTTAGCTACAGTTCTCCAGGGATTTTTTGATGCCGTCGACCTTCTTCTCAG AAATAATGTAGATAAAAGGACAGCACTTGAGAACCTGGATCTGATCTTTTTATGCCTCGATGAAATTGTTGATAGAGG GATTGTTCTAGAAACCGAAGCAAGTGTTATAGCCGAAAAGGTCGCATCCCACAGCCTTGATGGAGCTACATCCTTTTCTGAGCAG ACTATATCTCAGGCCCTAGCCACGGCTCGAGAACACTTGGCGAGATCTCTCCTAAAATAA
- the LOC109728204 gene encoding protein ALP1-like produces MGPVRGFKKRKRAKKKSAAAAVAAMSGPESGDWWDGFSRRISGPLSLSKDLHKFESVFKISRKTFNYICSLVKDPLLAKTSKNFSFSNGETLTVDDQVAVALRRLSSGESLQNVGLPLGLSHSTVSQVTWRFVEAMEQRGLDHLKWPNSQELEIIKSKFEKIQGLPNCCGAIDTTHVAMRLPSAESNSKVWLDSEENYSMVLQAIVDPQMRFRDITTGWPGSLSESTVLKSSGFFKLCEEGLRLNGKTMDLVEGTELREYIVGDPGYPLLPWLITPYRGNDISRTKEEFNRRHCMTRMVAQRALARFKDMWRILQGGMWRADKHRLPRIILVCCLLHNIVIDLQDEVMDEMPLCQNHDIGYRQQFCDAEEEGGLMLRDNLSQYLSGRLPP; encoded by the exons ATGGGCCCCGTTCGAGGGttcaagaagaggaagagagccAAGAAGaagagcgccgccgccgccgtcgccgccatgtCGGGGCCGGAGAGCGGCGATTGGTGGGACGGCTTCTCTCGTAGGATCTCAG GACCCTTGTCTTTGTCCAAGGACCTTCACAAATTTGAGTCCGTGTTCAAGATCTCGAGAAAAACCTTCAACTACATATGCTCATTGGTGAAAGATCCCCTGTTGGCGAagacatcaaaaaattttagctttAGTAATGGAGAAACCTTAACAGTGGACGATCAAGTTGCTGTTGCCCTAAGAAGGTTGAGCTCTGGCGAGTCTCTACAGAACGTCGGCCTACCATTGGGGTTGAGCCACTCGACTGTCTCTCAGGTGACTTGGAGGTTCGTGGAGGCGATGGAGCAGCGTGGGCTCGACCACCTTAAGTGGCCCAACTCTCAAGAGTTAGAAatcataaaatcaaaattcgaAAAAATCCAAGGTCTTCCCAATTGTTGTGGTGCCATAGACACAACCCATGTAGCGATGCGCCTCCCGTCAGCTGAATCCAACAGTAAAGTATGGCTCGACAGCGAGGAAAACTACAGTATGGTTTTGCAGGCTATTGTCGACCCACAGATGAGGTTCAGAGACATAACCACAGGCTGGCCTGGGAGCTTAAGCGAGTCGACTGTTTTAAAGAGCTCGGGGTTTTTCAAGCTATGCGAGGAAGGGTTAAGGTTGAATGGAAAGACAATGGACCTTGTAGAAGGAACAGAACTGAGGGAGTACATTGTAGGGGATCCTGGATATCCCCTTCTTCCTTGGCTTATTACTCCCTATCGAGGGAATGATATTTCGCGAACTAAAGAAGAGTTCAATAGACGGCATTGCATGACGAGGATGGTAGCGCAGAGGGCCCTCGCAAGGTTTAAAGATATGTGGAGGATCCTCCAGGGGGGGATGTGGAGGGCTGATAAGCATAGGCTGCCGAGAATCATTCTGGTTTGCTGTTTGCTGCATAATATTGTCATAGACTTACAAGACGAAGTGATGGACGAAATGCCGTTGTGCCAAAATCACGATATTGGGTACAGACAACAATTCTGCGACGCGGAAGAGGAGGGTGGGCTTATGTTGAGAGACAATTTATCTCAATATTTGAGTGGCAGATTGCCACCTTGA
- the LOC109728066 gene encoding uncharacterized protein LOC109728066 codes for MGQRATRITSSENPAPKPKTLATPSSSSSSSATAAAAAAAAAMTKFRKLGRHAAHRVSMLRTMVSQLVKHERIETTVAKAKEVRRLADNMVQLGKEGTLDASRRAAAFVRGDDVLHKLFTELAYRYKDRAGGYTRLLRTRIRMGDAAPMAYIEFVDRENELREAKPPTPQPPQRVPLDPWTKSRASQQWASPKDGRISGSES; via the exons ATGGGACAGCGCGCGACCCGAATCACTTCGAGTGAGAACCCGGCTCCGAAGCCAAAAACCCTCGCcactccctcctcttcctcctcctcctctgccaccgccgccgccgccgccgccgccgccgccatgacCAAGTTTCGTAAGCTCGGGCGCCACGCGGCCCACCGGGTCTCCATGCTAAG GACGATGGTTTCGCAGTTGGTGAAGCACGAACGGATCGAAACCACCGTCGCTAAG GCGAAGGAAGTTCGCAGGCTTGCGGATAACATGGTGCAGCTGGGGAAAGAG GGTACACTTGATGCATCAAGGCGGGCTGCTGCTTTTGTTCGTGGAGATGATGTTCTTCATAAGTTGTTCACAGAACTGGCTTATCGTTACAA AGATCGAGCAGGCGGCTATACAAGACTACTGCGCACTCGGATACGGATGGGAGATGCTGCCCCTATGGCATATATTGA ATTTGTGGACAGGGAGAACGAACTCCGAGAGGCTAAACCTCCGACACCGCAGCCACCTCAAAGAGTCCCTCTTGATCCGTGGACAAAATCACGAGCTAGCCAACAATGGGCTTCTCCCAAAGACGGCCGAATCTCTGGATCAGAAAGCTGA
- the LOC109728225 gene encoding zinc finger protein ZAT12-like produces the protein METEKAANLLLSLSSTHTRAIDEAIRRRKKATRGAADGAFVCKTCSREFDSFQALGGHSTSHNRARSLDPAATRKKTTTTTTTTTQKHECSICGLGFSMGQALGGHMRRHRAAMEDSAAATVGARRGEEGFDLNQLPPLEDEEENAPEICGGGNGRGSERRLLELFM, from the coding sequence ATGGAGACGGAGAAGGCGGCGAACCTGTTGCTGTCGCTCTCGTCGACCCACACGAGGGCGATCGACGAGGCGAttcggaggaggaagaaggcgaCGCGGGGGGCCGCGGACGGGGCCTTCGTGTGCAAGACGTGCAGCCGCGAGTTCGACTCGTTCCAGGCCCTCGGCGGCCACAGCACGAGCCACAATCGCGCCAGATCCCTCGACCCGGCCGCgacgaggaagaagacgacgacgacgacgacgacgacgacgcagAAGCACGAATGCTCCATATGCGGGCTAGGGTTTTCGATGGGCCAGGCGCTCGGGGGCCACATGCGGCGCCACAGGGCCGCGATGGAGGattcggcggcggcgacggtgggTGCGAGGCGGGGCGAGGAGGGGTTCGATTTGAACCAACTCCCCCCGttggaggatgaggaggagaacGCGCCGGAGATCTGTGGCGGTGGGAACGGGAGAGGGTCGGAGCGTCGCTTGCTTGAACTGTTTATGTAG